Genomic window (Paraburkholderia phenazinium):
GAGTGCGCCGAACCCCGGCACGCGTCCATCCGGCCCGTAGAGCGAAGGTTTCGGCGGACGAACCTGCAGCACGTCGAGGGCGCGCTGGTTGTATTCCATGCGGGTACGGATCAGCACGCCATTGGTCTTGTTGGAGCGATGCGCGCGCTCCACGGACTGCTGCAGCAAGGTCCATTGCGCGGCGAGCTTCGGGTTGCGGCCGGCGGCGAGTTCGATGCCGCTCCAGCCACCCGGAAAGCCCATTTCAGCGAGCTGGGCGTCGCGCAGCTTCTCCAGCGTCGCCAGCTTGCCAACCAGTTCGGTTTTCTTTTCGACGATCGGCCGCAGCATCTCGGCCGGATCCACCTGGGTCAACGCCTTCTGTTCGACGACCAGCACCGAGGCGAATTCTTCGATGGTGGTGTACTCGTCGATGACGGTGGCAAGCAGCGCGTCTTTCATCACAACTCGCTTTCACAGCGGCCCGCACGTGCTGTGAGGGTCAGGGTTTCAAGGTGTCGCCTGACGGCGTCCAGCCTTAATTGCCGGTCGCCGGGGCTCTCGTTTGCAGCAGGCTGCGCGTGGTTTCGAGCACGCCGTCAGCAATCTTGCCCGGATCGATGGTCAGCGTGCCATTCTGGATGGCCGCCTTGATCGATTCGACGTGAGCGGTGTCGATGTCCGCCGAACCCGATGCTGCCAGGTTGCGCAGGTCGGACGACAGGCCCGACAGGCTCACATTCGCGTCGCCCCCCGAACCGGTGGCGGCTTGCGCGGTGGATGCCGCGCCTTGGGCGGTGGTAGCCGCCGGAGTCAGACTGTCCTGCTGCGTACGCGTCGCGCCGTTAGTCAGGCTGTCTGGCTGGGTGTTGGTGGTGGAATCGATTTTCACGATTGGCTTCCTGAACGATTTGATTCTTATAACGGCACTCAAGAATCCAAACTTTAGCGCAATCGGTGTATCCCTTTGTAACGGCGCCGCCGGCCAGACTGTCCTGTGAATCCCCCGGTCGCCCTCCCGGTTTCAGGTCCGGATCACATCTGGATCTGAACCGTCGAACTGTCCTTGACGATTCCCATGAGGATCTGCCCACTGGACGTCCTCACCTTGACCGGCTGACCCGGCGTCGCATTGCTCAGGGCGTTGCCTTCCGACGAAATCGAAAAGCCGTCGCCCTGCGCCACTACCCGCACCATCGACCCCGCTGTCACCGAGGCCGCACTCTTCAACATGTCCTGACGCAGCGGCAGGCCTGCGCCCACCCGCATCAATGTGACCGAACCGATCGCCTGCGACGGCGCGGTGATGATCGACATCGGCAGCATCGTCAGATCGCCGTCGCGGCTGACCATGTCGGCTTCCGACACCACCTCGCCGGGCATCATGGCGCGCGCGGCGACGTAGTAAGTGGCATGCACCGAGACCTTGGCCTGCAGCCAGACGGTCCACGGATGCCCGCTCGTGCAGCGCACGCCCACCGTCGTGCGGCCCCACAGGCGCGCGCCGTTCGGCATGAAAGGCTGCAGCGTGGCGCAGGCCGCGAGGCCGCGCGGGAAGGCCGGCGCGACGCTCAGTTCGACCTTGCCGGGCAGACCGTTCACCTGCTGCTGGAGGAAATCCATTGCCGCGGCGTGGATCAGCTCGCCGTCTTCCTGGCCTGCCGGCACCGGCTGGGCGGCCTGAACCGGTTGGGATGCCTGAGCGATCTGTGCGGCTTGAGCCATCTGGGCGGGCTGAACCGCCGGGCTGAACACGGGATGGGCCGCCGCTTGCGCCGCCTGGGCGCGCTGCAGGGCGCGCACCGCCTGTTCGCGTTGCGCCGCCTCGGCCAGGGCCTGCGTGCGGTTTTGCGCCGGCACCAAGGTTTGAACCGGTGCGGCGGCGACACGCGGCGCCGGATTGCGGACCGGCGCGCTGGCGCCGAGTTCGGGCGGCTCGCCGCGCGAAGCCAGGCTGTCGATCTGGACATCGCTCGCGGGTGCCGCGGTCGGCGCGACAGCCGGCGCCGCATTGACTGGCCGCACGGACGCGGCATAGGGGCGCTGCGGCGCCGCGCTCACGATCACCGGCACGACCTGGCTGGCGGCGAGCGCCGGACTCAGATTGACGCGGGTGAGGTTGGGGTTGTTCGCGGGACTGCCTTGCGGCGCGGCCACCATGACGGGGGTGTTGGGCGCGGCATCCTCGCCGGAT
Coding sequences:
- the flgA gene encoding flagellar basal body P-ring formation chaperone FlgA — translated: MARSTRDVPQRLRRIVARRTAAWLVCAVAGASFASVALAQQAGGPIVIPGPGEQNPADLARMTAMATTSSGNSSARTPGAQAAQYAPAVAPSGTPPVRDRFTALANASGAIVIPGSGEDAAPNTPVMVAAPQGSPANNPNLTRVNLSPALAASQVVPVIVSAAPQRPYAASVRPVNAAPAVAPTAAPASDVQIDSLASRGEPPELGASAPVRNPAPRVAAAPVQTLVPAQNRTQALAEAAQREQAVRALQRAQAAQAAAHPVFSPAVQPAQMAQAAQIAQASQPVQAAQPVPAGQEDGELIHAAAMDFLQQQVNGLPGKVELSVAPAFPRGLAACATLQPFMPNGARLWGRTTVGVRCTSGHPWTVWLQAKVSVHATYYVAARAMMPGEVVSEADMVSRDGDLTMLPMSIITAPSQAIGSVTLMRVGAGLPLRQDMLKSAASVTAGSMVRVVAQGDGFSISSEGNALSNATPGQPVKVRTSSGQILMGIVKDSSTVQIQM
- a CDS encoding flagella synthesis protein FlgN: MKDALLATVIDEYTTIEEFASVLVVEQKALTQVDPAEMLRPIVEKKTELVGKLATLEKLRDAQLAEMGFPGGWSGIELAAGRNPKLAAQWTLLQQSVERAHRSNKTNGVLIRTRMEYNQRALDVLQVRPPKPSLYGPDGRVPGFGAL
- the flgM gene encoding flagellar biosynthesis anti-sigma factor FlgM — protein: MKIDSTTNTQPDSLTNGATRTQQDSLTPAATTAQGAASTAQAATGSGGDANVSLSGLSSDLRNLAASGSADIDTAHVESIKAAIQNGTLTIDPGKIADGVLETTRSLLQTRAPATGN